The nucleotide sequence GCCTACACCAAAACATTAgaaatctgacatgctgtatgtGATGAAAACGAGACAATTTCTccgtctgatcaactgtaggctactaataagagcagctgcatacagcctatgagcatctggtcagggtaaactaattggtaacattatgtatttatagtccatttgtgtgtcaggagaaaatgtgaatgtgatcaaatgtAGAATATATTCCAAATTTGGCTGGCTAGGCTGCCTATACGTTTCTAAACCAAAATGATTACCTGGAATTAATCAATCAAAATAATAGTGATGGCAGATGTgagtccttttttttttttttacaaggcctacagttgcataggcctgcatgatgcaaacatgcataaagcaagctcagccctgtgagttctattgtTCATCAGTTGTAGTCTACTGTACCTGCTATTTGTACTTacagctaagtcccctcctgttccctaATTAAGAGGTTATGACTACTCCGctccactaccattgtcaacttTCTCCTGATATGAACTGAAGCCACGACGTCTCATGTGCCCGCTCAaccactggcacattgaatgtttaCCTTCCAAGCACTGTGAGAACCCCTATCAATTTTGTCTCATTACTatatgtagagtcaatcacatacacaaacacattattacacatcaacgATTTaactccttgcttggactaactcattcttagctcttttgtctaactgtgtcgtgtgttgtgttattgttttttgtcttcccagtcaaatcctgtcctgcactggtCAAGCTTCTGAACgcctcaactcatgcctcataccctcattcaatcactgctgtggtcCCTTTCCAACACTGTGTATTTAGCCCTCTTCTTCCCCttccccataatattgtactataCATGTCTTTACTAAATGCTTCAGGTTAAAACAATTAGTCTTTGATGATTTTTGAAACACAGCGgcacctgagacagcgttttccaccaccatcaacaaaacaccaaattacggaatttattgtggaagagtggtgtcgcatccctccgaTAGAGGGagggtggcccaacaccctattaattaagacactttatgttggtgtttatTTTATACCTGTATATATTTCCTTTCTCTAATCACCATGACTATTATTCATTTTGTTACTGTTATTGTTGCCACTATCTCACTTTGATTTAGCAACAGTAGTTTTGCCATTCatgcagaatgagagagagagagagagagagagagagagagagagagagagagaccacttatttggatagtcccaagTAGATGGTTTGTGGTTAACTTTCaacaacatttcaactaactatctactaaccttaaccccttatcctaaccctaaatgtAACTgttaccctaacctcaacccttacccttatactaaccctaacctcagcAAGCTGTTGGATATCAagagatagtttgttgatagtttgCCCATCTGTatgggactatccaaataaagtctGACTGAAAAAGAAAGGTGAGTTTGAATTCTTACAATTCATCGTTCTAGTTCAATGGGACTGTATCCGTTCACAGTGACATATATCATACATCAACCCACCTTCTGATTAAAATGTTGATTTCTAAAACATAAATTACAACTTGATTGAATCAAGGGATACGTGCAGCATGAGACGATCCGTGTTTATATGAGGTGCAAAACAAGAGAGAGGTCACAGAGAGAAGTCACAGAGAGAAGTCACAGAGAGAACCAAGAGACGTCAAAGAAACTGCTGTCCTGGATACACTTTATTTACAAGCCAAACAAAACCAGGTCAGTAGTGGGTGCACTTGGAACATTCCGGAGCCTGTTTGGAAGCTCTAGAACCGCCAGAGATAACTGACAGGTGAGGAGGGTAGGGTAGGGTCATAGATCGTCAAAGAGAAAGGAAGGACACCATCGTAACCAAGTGATCCCTCCTATCCCCTGAACCGTCCCCGGATaaatctcctcctcctcagctCCAAGTGACCTGAGGTGACCTTTGTGTAGCCTAGTCAGTGTGCAATGTTGTGTTGTCCAAAACGGTCTAACCTAGTGGAAGTCTCTAGTGCTGTAGTCACATGGGAACACATGGCTAACTTAATGCAGCTATGTACCACTCTTTACAGTGCTGAAAAGGCTGAAACTGACAAATAAATCTGATGTTTTTCCGTGTCCCACCTGGGGCTGTTTGTCCCCAGGCGAGCTAGGTGATCATGCAGCCTCCCTTCTCAGGCTTGTAGGGGTTCTTATCATCTGGTACTCCTGTTATCAGGAGATCGGTGCCCGACGCAGCCTCACACCACTCCATGATGTCCTTGGATGTCTTGGACACctaagagaaacagagaggggtcAATAGAAGTTTGGATTCTTTCAATGCAGCATTCTAATTCAGTTGAATGGGACTGTATCAGTTTGCAAGGATGCCTTTGTAATACTACAGAGCTTCTCTATATGGACCCTTTGAAGGTACTTACAGGCTCCCTGGGTGTTGAGACCTCTTTCTTCAGCTGTTCCAGCTCCATCTTAAGGATGTCAATGTCTGACATATCCCGAGCCATCTTTCCCTgagaaggaaggaggggagaggaccCATGAGAGAGGGTACACAAAATAAACAACAAACATTCCCCACGCTATGACAAGTACCTCTTATCTTGATAAGATAAGTACCTCTTATCTTGTTGCTTGTCAATATTGATCACAAGTCATCCAAATCCACGTGAGGCTCTTTGGGATTTGTGAATGAATTCACTAATTGAACAGGTTGGCATGCTCGTTTGAAATTCTTATATCTGTCTTCAACAAAGCGATTTAATGGGTAAGCCCATGAACCCAGGTCTTAATCTTCACCTTTCAAATCCATGTAATTCCTCTTTCTTAGGAATCTCATGCTGGGATGACCGGTCCAAGGCACCCTGGCCTGTTTTCTATTGCACGTGTGGTCAAATAAACCTATGATGTCATAACAAGCTAAAGAAGGTTGCAGAACGGGATTATCCAATAAGAACGCACCCTATACATTGTCTAACTTTGTGTGGCTAGTTGCCAGGAATTCTACTCTAATAATATCTTGTTTTTAAGTAGAGTTGATCTCTATGGGCGCGC is from Salvelinus namaycush isolate Seneca chromosome 41, SaNama_1.0, whole genome shotgun sequence and encodes:
- the gngt2a gene encoding guanine nucleotide-binding protein G(I)/G(S)/G(O) subunit gamma-T2a: MARDMSDIDILKMELEQLKKEVSTPREPVSKTSKDIMEWCEAASGTDLLITGVPDDKNPYKPEKGGCMIT